Proteins from a genomic interval of Bombyx mori chromosome 8, ASM3026992v2:
- the LOC101736140 gene encoding perilipin-4 isoform X3 — translation MFSGIAGAFRSIGEKTASLFDRKKKDAEQLAAEKAQEAAHVVEDQVKKAGELIGGAEKSANDAASSAADAKHSAIDAIDKELSKVSLAAGEAADAANKAVADGKKVLDTTKDTLSTTADNTKKAAESAINTAKDTVSSTLESTKSAAQTAAETGKSYIDTATENTKSAAQSAFDTSKTFAASARDTVSNTLQSTAQGTKNSANIASNTTKTYVDSAKDTLANTVDTTKKTAQSTYETGKTYVDSAKDTVQNTLQSTVDTAKNVANTTVETGKDYVNTAKDTVASTVDTTKNAAASAVEKGATIVGAAKDNVANTVYSTVDSTKNAAASVVDKGSSLIGTAKDTVQNTVDTSKNVAASAVDKSTSFIGGARDSLTSTVHSAVDTTKNFGAATVEKGSAVIGTAKDTVAQTVHATVDATKNVAASAIEKGTTAIGSAKETVANTVSTTVDATKNVAAAVVEKGSTIVGTAKDTLANTVHTTVDTTKNVAASTVEKGASLIGTAKDTVATTLNTTVDATKSVASSAVEKGTSLIGTAKDTVANTVSTTVDTTKNVAASAVEKGTSLIETAKDTVAQTVDKTKTVAASAVDTSLSYAGAAKDTVANTVHSTVNLTKNAAASTYDKGAALVDSAKGTLAKTVDATQNVAAAAADKSAALFESTKDTLASTVESTKSTAGSVYDKGASYVGAAKDTVATTLFNTQDSSDLAERPEDVVEGAKDTINTTVDTTKKAAEEAKAQALKAAEDAKEKARLAAEAAKQEAQRVANAAVEESKKAAEKAAADASNAVTCTVDNTLKRVEGAADEGLRNAGQVVDAKIKDADKYLSEKRDNLVTGLSSAAHDASQSAAGLLSKGLTAFPK, via the exons GCGCATTTCGTAGCATCGGCGAGAAGACTGCATCTCTCTTCGACAGGAAGAAGAAGGATGCAGAGCAACTTGCCGCCGAGAAGGCACAGGAAGCCGCCCACGTTGTAGAAGACCAGGTCAAGAAGGCGGGCGAGCTTATTGGTGGAGCCGAGAAATCCGCCAACGATGCTGCTAGCTCAG CTGCCGATGCAAAGCACTCCGCAATCGACGCCATCGACAAGGAACTTTCGAAGGTGTCGCTTGCAGCAGGAGAGGCTGCGGACGCCGCCAACAAAGCCGTAGCTGATGGGAAGAAGGTCCTTGACACTACAAAAG ATACATTGTCGACCACCGCCGACAATACCAAGAAGGCTGCCGAGTCCGCAATAAACACAGCTAAAG ATACAGTCAGTAGTACATTGGAGAGTACTAAATCGGCTGCTCAGACCGCGGCGGAAACCGGAAAATCGTACATCGACACTGCCACAG AGAACACGAAATCGGCGGCCCAATCCGCATTCGATACAAGCAAGACGTTTGCGGCTAGCGCTAGAG ACACAGTATCAAACACACTCCAGAGTACCGCTCAGGGCACAAAGAACTCTGCGAACATTGCATCGAACACAACAAAAACATACGTAGATAGTGCTAAAG ACACGCTAGCGAACACTGTAGACACTACAAAGAAAACAGCACAAAGCACTTACGAAACTGGAAAAACATACGTTGATTCCGCTAAAG ATACAGTACAAAACACGCTACAGAGCACAGTAGATACAGCTAAGAATGTCGCTAATACAACAGTGGAAACCGGGAAGGATTATGTTAATACGGCAAAAG ATACCGTAGCGAGCACTGTAGACACTACGAAGAACGCTGCGGCATCTGCCGTTGAAAAGGGAGCTACTATTGTTGGTGCTGCCAAAG ACAATGTAGCAAATACTGTATACAGTACAGTTGATTCTACAAAGAATGCGGCTGCATCTGTAGTTGATAAAGGCTCTTCGTTAATTGGCACAGCTAAAG ACACTGTACAAAATACTGTAGACACGAGCAAAAACGTTGCTGCTTCTGCCGTAGATAAAAGCACATCTTTCATTGGTGGAGCAAGAG ATTCATTAACAAGCACAGTGCACAGCGCAGTAGACACCACTAAGAATTTTGGGGCGGCTACTGTTGAGAAGGGTTCAGCTGTTATTGGCACTGCTAAAG ATACTGTAGCTCAAACTGTACACGCCACCGTAGATGCAACTAAAAATGTTGCGGCTAGCGCTATCGAGAAAGGCACAACTGCAATTGGTTCCGCCAAAG AAACCGTAGCAAATACTGTGAGCACAACTGTAGACGCAACAAAAAACGTTGCAGCAGCAGTAGTTGAAAAAGGTTCAACGATTGTGGGAACAGCAAAAG ATACGCTTGCAAACACCGTTCACACCACTGTAGATACTACGAAAAATGTAGCAGCATCGACCGTTGAAAAGGGCGCCTCTCTTATAGGCACTGCTAAAG ACACTGTAGCAACCACTCTAAACACAACCGTAGATGCTACGAAAAGTGTAGCGAGCTCTGCTGTAGAAAAAGGCACATCGTTAATCGGTACCGCAAAAG acaCAGTAGCAAACACAGTTAGTACTACAGTAGACACAACAAAAAACGTAGCAGCTTCTGCAGTTGAGAAAGGCACATCTCTCATTGAAACCGCCAAAG ACACAGTCGCACAAACTGTAGATAAAACGAAAACTGTAGCTGCATCAGCAGTTGATACAAGCTTGTCTTATGCTGGCGCTGCTAAag acACCGTAGCAAATACAGTTCATAGCACAGTAAATTTGACCAAAAATGCAGCGGCTTCTACATATGACAAAGGAGCGGCGCTCGTTGACAGTGCTAAAG GCACGTTGGCTAAAACCGTAGACGCAACGCAAAACGTAGCTGCAGCCGCTGCAGACAAAAGTGCCGCTCTATTTGAAAGCACTAAag ACACATTAGCGAGTACCGTTGAAAGTACAAAATCAACTGCCGGATCTGTATATGACAAAGGAGCATCGTATGTCGGCGCAGCCAAAG ATACAGTAGCAACCACTCTGTTTAATACCCAAGATTCTTCAGATTTAGCCGAGAGGCCAGAGGATGTCGTCGAAGGTGCAAAAG ATACCATCAACACTACCGTAGACACTACGAAGAAGGCCGCGGAAGAAGCCAAGGCACAAGCGCTAAAGGCTGCCGAAGACGCCAAAGAGAAGGCGCGATTAGCAGCCGAAGCAGCCAAGCAGGAGGCCCAGAGAGTAGCCA ATGCTGCAGTGGAAGAGTCCAAGAAGGCAGCCGAGAAAGCCGCTGCTGACGCCAGCAATGCCGTCACCTGCACCGTGGACAACACTCTCAAGCGCGTCGAAGGAGCCGCCGACGAGGGTCTACGGAACGCGGGACAGGTCGTCGACGCCAAGATCAAGGACGCCGACAAGTACCTGAGCGAGAAACGTGATAAC TTGGTGACCGGCCTGTCATCGGCAGCTCACGATGCGTCCCAGAGCGCAGCCGGTCTGCTCAGCAAGGGTCTGACCGCCTTCCCCAAGTAG
- the LOC101736140 gene encoding perilipin-4 isoform X44, whose product MFSGIADKNLGAFRSIGEKTASLFDRKKKDAEQLAAEKAQEAAHVVEDQVKKAGELIGGAEKSANDAASSAADAKHSAIDAIDKELSKVSLAAGEAADAANKAVADGKKVLDTTKDTLSTTADNTKKAAESAINTAKENTKSAAQSAFDTSKTFAASARDTVSNTLQSTAQGTKNSANIASNTTKTYVDSAKDTLANTVDTTKKTAQSTYETGKTYVDSAKDTVQNTLQSTVDTAKNVANTTVETGKDYVNTAKDTVASTVDTTKNAAASAVEKGATIVGAAKDNVANTVYSTVDSTKNAAASVVDKGSSLIGTAKDTVQNTVDTSKNVAASAVDKSTSFIGGARDSLTSTVHSAVDTTKNFGAATVEKGSAVIGTAKDTVAQTVHATVDATKNVAASAIEKGTTAIGSAKDTVATTLNTTVDATKSVASSAVEKGTSLIGTAKDTVANTVSTTVDTTKNVAASAVEKGTSLIETAKDTVAQTVDKTKTVAASAVDTSLSYAGAAKDTVANTVHSTVNLTKNAAASTYDKGAALVDSAKGTLAKTVDATQNVAAAAADKSAALFESTKDTLASTVESTKSTAGSVYDKGASYVGAAKDTVATTLFNTQDSSDLAERPEDVVEGAKDTINTTVDTTKKAAEEAKAQALKAAEDAKEKARLAAEAAKQEAQRVANAAVEESKKAAEKAAADASNAVTCTVDNTLKRVEGAADEGLRNAGQVVDAKIKDADKYLSEKRDNLVTGLSSAAHDASQSAAGLLSKGLTAFPK is encoded by the exons GCGCATTTCGTAGCATCGGCGAGAAGACTGCATCTCTCTTCGACAGGAAGAAGAAGGATGCAGAGCAACTTGCCGCCGAGAAGGCACAGGAAGCCGCCCACGTTGTAGAAGACCAGGTCAAGAAGGCGGGCGAGCTTATTGGTGGAGCCGAGAAATCCGCCAACGATGCTGCTAGCTCAG CTGCCGATGCAAAGCACTCCGCAATCGACGCCATCGACAAGGAACTTTCGAAGGTGTCGCTTGCAGCAGGAGAGGCTGCGGACGCCGCCAACAAAGCCGTAGCTGATGGGAAGAAGGTCCTTGACACTACAAAAG ATACATTGTCGACCACCGCCGACAATACCAAGAAGGCTGCCGAGTCCGCAATAAACACAGCTAAAG AGAACACGAAATCGGCGGCCCAATCCGCATTCGATACAAGCAAGACGTTTGCGGCTAGCGCTAGAG ACACAGTATCAAACACACTCCAGAGTACCGCTCAGGGCACAAAGAACTCTGCGAACATTGCATCGAACACAACAAAAACATACGTAGATAGTGCTAAAG ACACGCTAGCGAACACTGTAGACACTACAAAGAAAACAGCACAAAGCACTTACGAAACTGGAAAAACATACGTTGATTCCGCTAAAG ATACAGTACAAAACACGCTACAGAGCACAGTAGATACAGCTAAGAATGTCGCTAATACAACAGTGGAAACCGGGAAGGATTATGTTAATACGGCAAAAG ATACCGTAGCGAGCACTGTAGACACTACGAAGAACGCTGCGGCATCTGCCGTTGAAAAGGGAGCTACTATTGTTGGTGCTGCCAAAG ACAATGTAGCAAATACTGTATACAGTACAGTTGATTCTACAAAGAATGCGGCTGCATCTGTAGTTGATAAAGGCTCTTCGTTAATTGGCACAGCTAAAG ACACTGTACAAAATACTGTAGACACGAGCAAAAACGTTGCTGCTTCTGCCGTAGATAAAAGCACATCTTTCATTGGTGGAGCAAGAG ATTCATTAACAAGCACAGTGCACAGCGCAGTAGACACCACTAAGAATTTTGGGGCGGCTACTGTTGAGAAGGGTTCAGCTGTTATTGGCACTGCTAAAG ATACTGTAGCTCAAACTGTACACGCCACCGTAGATGCAACTAAAAATGTTGCGGCTAGCGCTATCGAGAAAGGCACAACTGCAATTGGTTCCGCCAAAG ACACTGTAGCAACCACTCTAAACACAACCGTAGATGCTACGAAAAGTGTAGCGAGCTCTGCTGTAGAAAAAGGCACATCGTTAATCGGTACCGCAAAAG acaCAGTAGCAAACACAGTTAGTACTACAGTAGACACAACAAAAAACGTAGCAGCTTCTGCAGTTGAGAAAGGCACATCTCTCATTGAAACCGCCAAAG ACACAGTCGCACAAACTGTAGATAAAACGAAAACTGTAGCTGCATCAGCAGTTGATACAAGCTTGTCTTATGCTGGCGCTGCTAAag acACCGTAGCAAATACAGTTCATAGCACAGTAAATTTGACCAAAAATGCAGCGGCTTCTACATATGACAAAGGAGCGGCGCTCGTTGACAGTGCTAAAG GCACGTTGGCTAAAACCGTAGACGCAACGCAAAACGTAGCTGCAGCCGCTGCAGACAAAAGTGCCGCTCTATTTGAAAGCACTAAag ACACATTAGCGAGTACCGTTGAAAGTACAAAATCAACTGCCGGATCTGTATATGACAAAGGAGCATCGTATGTCGGCGCAGCCAAAG ATACAGTAGCAACCACTCTGTTTAATACCCAAGATTCTTCAGATTTAGCCGAGAGGCCAGAGGATGTCGTCGAAGGTGCAAAAG ATACCATCAACACTACCGTAGACACTACGAAGAAGGCCGCGGAAGAAGCCAAGGCACAAGCGCTAAAGGCTGCCGAAGACGCCAAAGAGAAGGCGCGATTAGCAGCCGAAGCAGCCAAGCAGGAGGCCCAGAGAGTAGCCA ATGCTGCAGTGGAAGAGTCCAAGAAGGCAGCCGAGAAAGCCGCTGCTGACGCCAGCAATGCCGTCACCTGCACCGTGGACAACACTCTCAAGCGCGTCGAAGGAGCCGCCGACGAGGGTCTACGGAACGCGGGACAGGTCGTCGACGCCAAGATCAAGGACGCCGACAAGTACCTGAGCGAGAAACGTGATAAC TTGGTGACCGGCCTGTCATCGGCAGCTCACGATGCGTCCCAGAGCGCAGCCGGTCTGCTCAGCAAGGGTCTGACCGCCTTCCCCAAGTAG
- the LOC101736140 gene encoding perilipin-4 isoform X35 — MFSGIADKNLGAFRSIGEKTASLFDRKKKDAEQLAAEKAQEAAHVVEDQVKKAGELIGGAEKSANDAASSAADAKHSAIDAIDKELSKVSLAAGEAADAANKAVADGKKVLDTTKDTLSTTADNTKKAAESAINTAKDTVSSTLESTKSAAQTAAETGKSYIDTATENTKSAAQSAFDTSKTFAASARDTVSNTLQSTAQGTKNSANIASNTTKTYVDSAKDTLANTVDTTKKTAQSTYETGKTYVDSAKDTVQNTLQSTVDTAKNVANTTVETGKDYVNTAKDTVASTVDTTKNAAASAVEKGATIVGAAKDNVANTVYSTVDSTKNAAASVVDKGSSLIGTAKDTVQNTVDTSKNVAASAVDKSTSFIGGARDSLTSTVHSAVDTTKNFGAATVEKGSAVIGTAKDTVAQTVHATVDATKNVAASAIEKGTTAIGSAKDTVATTLNTTVDATKSVASSAVEKGTSLIGTAKDTVANTVSTTVDTTKNVAASAVEKGTSLIETAKDTVAQTVDKTKTVAASAVDTSLSYAGAAKDTVANTVHSTVNLTKNAAASTYDKGAALVDSAKGTLAKTVDATQNVAAAAADKSAALFESTKDTLASTVESTKSTAGSVYDKGASYVGAAKDTVATTLFNTQDSSDLAERPEDVVEGAKDTINTTVDTTKKAAEEAKAQALKAAEDAKEKARLAAEAAKQEAQRVANAAVEESKKAAEKAAADASNAVTCTVDNTLKRVEGAADEGLRNAGQVVDAKIKDADKYLSEKRDNLVTGLSSAAHDASQSAAGLLSKGLTAFPK, encoded by the exons GCGCATTTCGTAGCATCGGCGAGAAGACTGCATCTCTCTTCGACAGGAAGAAGAAGGATGCAGAGCAACTTGCCGCCGAGAAGGCACAGGAAGCCGCCCACGTTGTAGAAGACCAGGTCAAGAAGGCGGGCGAGCTTATTGGTGGAGCCGAGAAATCCGCCAACGATGCTGCTAGCTCAG CTGCCGATGCAAAGCACTCCGCAATCGACGCCATCGACAAGGAACTTTCGAAGGTGTCGCTTGCAGCAGGAGAGGCTGCGGACGCCGCCAACAAAGCCGTAGCTGATGGGAAGAAGGTCCTTGACACTACAAAAG ATACATTGTCGACCACCGCCGACAATACCAAGAAGGCTGCCGAGTCCGCAATAAACACAGCTAAAG ATACAGTCAGTAGTACATTGGAGAGTACTAAATCGGCTGCTCAGACCGCGGCGGAAACCGGAAAATCGTACATCGACACTGCCACAG AGAACACGAAATCGGCGGCCCAATCCGCATTCGATACAAGCAAGACGTTTGCGGCTAGCGCTAGAG ACACAGTATCAAACACACTCCAGAGTACCGCTCAGGGCACAAAGAACTCTGCGAACATTGCATCGAACACAACAAAAACATACGTAGATAGTGCTAAAG ACACGCTAGCGAACACTGTAGACACTACAAAGAAAACAGCACAAAGCACTTACGAAACTGGAAAAACATACGTTGATTCCGCTAAAG ATACAGTACAAAACACGCTACAGAGCACAGTAGATACAGCTAAGAATGTCGCTAATACAACAGTGGAAACCGGGAAGGATTATGTTAATACGGCAAAAG ATACCGTAGCGAGCACTGTAGACACTACGAAGAACGCTGCGGCATCTGCCGTTGAAAAGGGAGCTACTATTGTTGGTGCTGCCAAAG ACAATGTAGCAAATACTGTATACAGTACAGTTGATTCTACAAAGAATGCGGCTGCATCTGTAGTTGATAAAGGCTCTTCGTTAATTGGCACAGCTAAAG ACACTGTACAAAATACTGTAGACACGAGCAAAAACGTTGCTGCTTCTGCCGTAGATAAAAGCACATCTTTCATTGGTGGAGCAAGAG ATTCATTAACAAGCACAGTGCACAGCGCAGTAGACACCACTAAGAATTTTGGGGCGGCTACTGTTGAGAAGGGTTCAGCTGTTATTGGCACTGCTAAAG ATACTGTAGCTCAAACTGTACACGCCACCGTAGATGCAACTAAAAATGTTGCGGCTAGCGCTATCGAGAAAGGCACAACTGCAATTGGTTCCGCCAAAG ACACTGTAGCAACCACTCTAAACACAACCGTAGATGCTACGAAAAGTGTAGCGAGCTCTGCTGTAGAAAAAGGCACATCGTTAATCGGTACCGCAAAAG acaCAGTAGCAAACACAGTTAGTACTACAGTAGACACAACAAAAAACGTAGCAGCTTCTGCAGTTGAGAAAGGCACATCTCTCATTGAAACCGCCAAAG ACACAGTCGCACAAACTGTAGATAAAACGAAAACTGTAGCTGCATCAGCAGTTGATACAAGCTTGTCTTATGCTGGCGCTGCTAAag acACCGTAGCAAATACAGTTCATAGCACAGTAAATTTGACCAAAAATGCAGCGGCTTCTACATATGACAAAGGAGCGGCGCTCGTTGACAGTGCTAAAG GCACGTTGGCTAAAACCGTAGACGCAACGCAAAACGTAGCTGCAGCCGCTGCAGACAAAAGTGCCGCTCTATTTGAAAGCACTAAag ACACATTAGCGAGTACCGTTGAAAGTACAAAATCAACTGCCGGATCTGTATATGACAAAGGAGCATCGTATGTCGGCGCAGCCAAAG ATACAGTAGCAACCACTCTGTTTAATACCCAAGATTCTTCAGATTTAGCCGAGAGGCCAGAGGATGTCGTCGAAGGTGCAAAAG ATACCATCAACACTACCGTAGACACTACGAAGAAGGCCGCGGAAGAAGCCAAGGCACAAGCGCTAAAGGCTGCCGAAGACGCCAAAGAGAAGGCGCGATTAGCAGCCGAAGCAGCCAAGCAGGAGGCCCAGAGAGTAGCCA ATGCTGCAGTGGAAGAGTCCAAGAAGGCAGCCGAGAAAGCCGCTGCTGACGCCAGCAATGCCGTCACCTGCACCGTGGACAACACTCTCAAGCGCGTCGAAGGAGCCGCCGACGAGGGTCTACGGAACGCGGGACAGGTCGTCGACGCCAAGATCAAGGACGCCGACAAGTACCTGAGCGAGAAACGTGATAAC TTGGTGACCGGCCTGTCATCGGCAGCTCACGATGCGTCCCAGAGCGCAGCCGGTCTGCTCAGCAAGGGTCTGACCGCCTTCCCCAAGTAG
- the LOC101736140 gene encoding perilipin-4 isoform X30 encodes MFSGIADKNLGAFRSIGEKTASLFDRKKKDAEQLAAEKAQEAAHVVEDQVKKAGELIGGAEKSANDAASSAADAKHSAIDAIDKELSKVSLAAGEAADAANKAVADGKKVLDTTKDTLSTTADNTKKAAESAINTAKDTVSSTLESTKSAAQTAAETGKSYIDTATENTKSAAQSAFDTSKTFAASARDTAQDSLQTTLNSYVSAAYSAIDIGRTCLETAKDTLANTVDTTKKTAQSTYETGKTYVDSAKDTVQNTLQSTVDTAKNVANTTVETGKDYVNTAKDTVASTVDTTKNAAASAVEKGATIVGAAKDNVANTVYSTVDSTKNAAASVVDKGSSLIGTAKDTVQNTVDTSKNVAASAVDKSTSFIGGARDSLTSTVHSAVDTTKNFGAATVEKGSAVIGTAKDTVAQTVHATVDATKNVAASAIEKGTTAIGSAKETVANTVSTTVDATKNVAAAVVEKGSTIVGTAKDTLANTVHTTVDTTKNVAASTVEKGASLIGTAKDTVATTLNTTVDATKSVASSAVEKGTSLIGTAKDTVANTVSTTVDTTKNVAASAVEKGTSLIETAKGTLAKTVDATQNVAAAAADKSAALFESTKDTLASTVESTKSTAGSVYDKGASYVGAAKDTVATTLFNTQDSSDLAERPEDVVEGAKDTINTTVDTTKKAAEEAKAQALKAAEDAKEKARLAAEAAKQEAQRVANAAVEESKKAAEKAAADASNAVTCTVDNTLKRVEGAADEGLRNAGQVVDAKIKDADKYLSEKRDNLVTGLSSAAHDASQSAAGLLSKGLTAFPK; translated from the exons GCGCATTTCGTAGCATCGGCGAGAAGACTGCATCTCTCTTCGACAGGAAGAAGAAGGATGCAGAGCAACTTGCCGCCGAGAAGGCACAGGAAGCCGCCCACGTTGTAGAAGACCAGGTCAAGAAGGCGGGCGAGCTTATTGGTGGAGCCGAGAAATCCGCCAACGATGCTGCTAGCTCAG CTGCCGATGCAAAGCACTCCGCAATCGACGCCATCGACAAGGAACTTTCGAAGGTGTCGCTTGCAGCAGGAGAGGCTGCGGACGCCGCCAACAAAGCCGTAGCTGATGGGAAGAAGGTCCTTGACACTACAAAAG ATACATTGTCGACCACCGCCGACAATACCAAGAAGGCTGCCGAGTCCGCAATAAACACAGCTAAAG ATACAGTCAGTAGTACATTGGAGAGTACTAAATCGGCTGCTCAGACCGCGGCGGAAACCGGAAAATCGTACATCGACACTGCCACAG AGAACACGAAATCGGCGGCCCAATCCGCATTCGATACAAGCAAGACGTTTGCGGCTAGCGCTAGAG ATACAGCGCAGGATTCGCTGCAAACAACATTAAATTCGTATGTGAGCGCTGCGTATTCCGCTATAGATATTGGCAGAACTTGCTTGGAAACCGCTAAAG ACACGCTAGCGAACACTGTAGACACTACAAAGAAAACAGCACAAAGCACTTACGAAACTGGAAAAACATACGTTGATTCCGCTAAAG ATACAGTACAAAACACGCTACAGAGCACAGTAGATACAGCTAAGAATGTCGCTAATACAACAGTGGAAACCGGGAAGGATTATGTTAATACGGCAAAAG ATACCGTAGCGAGCACTGTAGACACTACGAAGAACGCTGCGGCATCTGCCGTTGAAAAGGGAGCTACTATTGTTGGTGCTGCCAAAG ACAATGTAGCAAATACTGTATACAGTACAGTTGATTCTACAAAGAATGCGGCTGCATCTGTAGTTGATAAAGGCTCTTCGTTAATTGGCACAGCTAAAG ACACTGTACAAAATACTGTAGACACGAGCAAAAACGTTGCTGCTTCTGCCGTAGATAAAAGCACATCTTTCATTGGTGGAGCAAGAG ATTCATTAACAAGCACAGTGCACAGCGCAGTAGACACCACTAAGAATTTTGGGGCGGCTACTGTTGAGAAGGGTTCAGCTGTTATTGGCACTGCTAAAG ATACTGTAGCTCAAACTGTACACGCCACCGTAGATGCAACTAAAAATGTTGCGGCTAGCGCTATCGAGAAAGGCACAACTGCAATTGGTTCCGCCAAAG AAACCGTAGCAAATACTGTGAGCACAACTGTAGACGCAACAAAAAACGTTGCAGCAGCAGTAGTTGAAAAAGGTTCAACGATTGTGGGAACAGCAAAAG ATACGCTTGCAAACACCGTTCACACCACTGTAGATACTACGAAAAATGTAGCAGCATCGACCGTTGAAAAGGGCGCCTCTCTTATAGGCACTGCTAAAG ACACTGTAGCAACCACTCTAAACACAACCGTAGATGCTACGAAAAGTGTAGCGAGCTCTGCTGTAGAAAAAGGCACATCGTTAATCGGTACCGCAAAAG acaCAGTAGCAAACACAGTTAGTACTACAGTAGACACAACAAAAAACGTAGCAGCTTCTGCAGTTGAGAAAGGCACATCTCTCATTGAAACCGCCAAAG GCACGTTGGCTAAAACCGTAGACGCAACGCAAAACGTAGCTGCAGCCGCTGCAGACAAAAGTGCCGCTCTATTTGAAAGCACTAAag ACACATTAGCGAGTACCGTTGAAAGTACAAAATCAACTGCCGGATCTGTATATGACAAAGGAGCATCGTATGTCGGCGCAGCCAAAG ATACAGTAGCAACCACTCTGTTTAATACCCAAGATTCTTCAGATTTAGCCGAGAGGCCAGAGGATGTCGTCGAAGGTGCAAAAG ATACCATCAACACTACCGTAGACACTACGAAGAAGGCCGCGGAAGAAGCCAAGGCACAAGCGCTAAAGGCTGCCGAAGACGCCAAAGAGAAGGCGCGATTAGCAGCCGAAGCAGCCAAGCAGGAGGCCCAGAGAGTAGCCA ATGCTGCAGTGGAAGAGTCCAAGAAGGCAGCCGAGAAAGCCGCTGCTGACGCCAGCAATGCCGTCACCTGCACCGTGGACAACACTCTCAAGCGCGTCGAAGGAGCCGCCGACGAGGGTCTACGGAACGCGGGACAGGTCGTCGACGCCAAGATCAAGGACGCCGACAAGTACCTGAGCGAGAAACGTGATAAC TTGGTGACCGGCCTGTCATCGGCAGCTCACGATGCGTCCCAGAGCGCAGCCGGTCTGCTCAGCAAGGGTCTGACCGCCTTCCCCAAGTAG